One stretch of Tepidibacter hydrothermalis DNA includes these proteins:
- a CDS encoding ClpP family protease: MENKKNKDESKNKEMVEDIKQLGTPNLGLDNKEIQCITIIGEIEGHMMSAPQKKTTKYEHIIPQLYAIEENPNIKGVLIILNTVGGDVEAGLAISELINSLSKHTVTLVLGGSHSIGVPLATSGDYSFIAPTATMTIHPIRMNGLVIGVSETFEYFRKMQQRITDFITRTSGIGKENLNKLMNSRDELVNDVGSVLIGKEAVEYDLINEVGGLKDAIEHLKKLISDEKTDEKTDENSQENK; encoded by the coding sequence ATGGAAAATAAAAAAAATAAAGATGAGTCTAAGAACAAGGAAATGGTAGAGGATATAAAACAATTAGGGACTCCTAATTTAGGACTTGATAATAAAGAAATACAGTGTATAACTATAATTGGTGAAATAGAGGGTCATATGATGTCTGCTCCTCAGAAAAAAACAACTAAATATGAGCATATAATTCCTCAGCTATACGCAATTGAAGAAAATCCTAATATAAAAGGAGTACTTATAATATTAAATACTGTAGGAGGAGATGTAGAGGCAGGACTTGCTATATCGGAACTTATAAATAGCTTATCTAAACATACAGTGACACTTGTACTAGGAGGAAGTCATAGTATTGGAGTTCCTCTTGCAACATCAGGAGACTATTCTTTTATAGCTCCAACTGCAACTATGACAATTCATCCAATAAGAATGAATGGACTTGTAATAGGAGTGAGCGAGACTTTTGAATATTTTAGAAAAATGCAACAAAGAATTACAGATTTTATAACTAGAACATCAGGTATAGGCAAAGAAAATCTAAATAAATTAATGAATTCAAGAGATGAACTTGTAAATGATGTAGGAAGTGTATTAATTGGAAAAGAAGCGGTAGAATATGATTTGATAAATGAAGTAGGCGGGTTAAAAGACGCAATAGAACATCTAAAAAAATTGATTTCGGATGAAAAAACAGATGAAAAAACAGATGAAAATTCGCAGGAAAATAAATAA